The genome window TAGAAGCTGCGCACTTTGCCGTCCTGGCCGCGCACGATCACGAGCGGCGTCCCGCCGGGATGCCGGTAAGTGCGGAAATCCCCTGGGTTGGGCAGTTCGCTTTCGTGGCACGCCAGATGCCACACTTTGCGAAAGATCTTTTCCTTCTCCTCCTCGAAGATCTCCTCGCTGGAATAGATGATGGGGTCCACGTAGTGGGTGGAAGGCAGGTTGGGCCGCTTGAGCCACTGCGCTGTGTTCCGTGCCATGTCTCGATCCTCCTCAATGAAAACGGGACTCAATAACCATGATTGCATCATGGTCAATAGCCGCTTTAGCATCGCCCGTGCCAGGATCCCATCGGCTCGATAACGTGTGGAATCCAAAAAGGATTGTCAGTCCGCGGAAGGACGGCTGGCGGGGGCCGCGTTTCGTGGTGAAACGCGGGTGGGAAACGCGGGCGCCGGGGGGAACGCCGGGCTAGGCCGTAGACCGCGGCACGCGCTTCATTGGATCGTAGAACGGAAGGCGCGCTACGCGCGCTGTGATCCGGGGGGTGATCGCGACGCGGGTGCCGGGGTATCGATCCTGCGGGTGGACGAAGCCGAGCCCGAGGACGCGGCCGAACAACGCGGAAGGCGCTGCGCTGGTGAGGATCGCAGTACCGGGGGCGGGGACGGTGGGGCGCGGCGGCACCTCGGACGCCCTCGCTTCTTCTTCGAAGCGCGGCATGGGCACCAGTCCCACCAGCCGCTTTTGTTCGCGGTGGCGGGCAAGGGCGGTCGCGCCCAGGTAGTCCCCGCGCGGCGAGAGCAGCCGGCCGAGGCCGAGCTCATGAGGGGTGGCGGGTTGCGCCAGTTCCCGGGTGAAAAGGAGGAATCCCGCTTCCACCCGCAACGCATCCGCGGCGGCGAACCCGCACTCCGCGAGGCCGGCGCTCCGGCCCGCATCGACCAGCCCTTCCCACAGCGCCTTCGTGGCTGCCCTATCGACAAAAATTTCGTAGCCCAGCTCCCCGGTGTAGCCGATGCGGGCCACCCGGCACGGCTCCCCGAACAAGCGAGTTTCGAGGAAGGCGAAATAATCCGGCAGGGCGCCGGCACCGCAGCGCCGGAGCAGGGCGGCGCTAGCGGGTCCCTGGAGGGCGATGACGGCGTCCCAGCCGGAACGGTCCTGGATCTCCAGGTCAAAGTCCGCCGCCACCTGCCGCACATGCTCGATATCCGAGCGCCGTCCGGTCACGAGCCAGTAGCGCTCCTCCCCGAAACGCCAGACGGTGGCGTCGATGAAGACGCTCCCGTCATCCCGTAGGAGCAGGGTATAGGCGATCCGCCCGGGGGCGAGCCCGTCCAGGTCCCGGGTTTGCAGGCGGTGGAGAAACGAAAGGGTCTGCGGTCCGCGCGCTTCGAAGCAGGCCATGAAGGAGAAGTCGTAGAGGCCCGTGGCGGCGCGGGTGGCACGCTGCTCGGCGAGCGGGTCGCTGAAGAAACGGGGG of Pelomicrobium methylotrophicum contains these proteins:
- a CDS encoding aminomethyltransferase family protein; the protein is MSVPEPPLTASFRARGVPLDPFGPGLFVPRFFSDPLAEQRATRAATGLYDFSFMACFEARGPQTLSFLHRLQTRDLDGLAPGRIAYTLLLRDDGSVFIDATVWRFGEERYWLVTGRRSDIEHVRQVAADFDLEIQDRSGWDAVIALQGPASAALLRRCGAGALPDYFAFLETRLFGEPCRVARIGYTGELGYEIFVDRAATKALWEGLVDAGRSAGLAECGFAAADALRVEAGFLLFTRELAQPATPHELGLGRLLSPRGDYLGATALARHREQKRLVGLVPMPRFEEEARASEVPPRPTVPAPGTAILTSAAPSALFGRVLGLGFVHPQDRYPGTRVAITPRITARVARLPFYDPMKRVPRSTA